Proteins encoded by one window of Vitis vinifera cultivar Pinot Noir 40024 chromosome 10, ASM3070453v1:
- the LOC100254668 gene encoding probable F-box protein At4g22030: MASLQSSSLIFSSSKRSINAAIHLPKARTPASFSIPKPPLTTNLKVAEELKIGDGLITEKSSVKAVDSATTAKLYAILEAVVDRVEMHVNLGEQRNNWNTLLLNSINMITLAAATMAGVSASVGVGEPLLAFKVSSTLLFSAATGMLLVMNKIQPSQLAEEQRNAARLFRQLQAQIETVLAVRTPTQADVESVMEKVLALDKAYPLPLLGVMIEKFPETFQPAVWWPGNDSHQGRRELEKECNENNGWSEKMEVEMREVVKVLKRKDAEDYMRLGNLGLKINKVLAISGPFLTGMAAAASALAGPSSQSPWAATLAVAAGSLASVVNTLEHGGQVGMVLEMYRNCTGFFQNMEESIESTLGETELQKRENGELFEMKVALQLGRSLSQLRDLAGEADSTNEFASKLF; encoded by the coding sequence ATGGCTTCTTTACAGTCTTCGTCTCTTATATTCTCTTCTTCCAAGAGATCAATCAACGCTGCTATCCATCTTCCAAAGGCTAGAACACCAGCCAGTTTCTCCATTCCAAAGCCACCCTTGACAACAAACCTCAAGGTTGCTGAGGAGTTGAAGATCGGAGATGGGTTGATCACAGAAAAAAGCAGTGTGAAAGCTGTTGATTCTGCGACCACAGCCAAGCTTTACGCAATCTTGGAGGCTGTGGTTGATAGGGTGGAGATGCACGTCAATCTTGGAGAGCAGAGAAATAACTGGAACACCCTTCTGTTGAATTCTATCAATATGATCACTCTCGCTGCTGCTACCATGGCCGGGGTTTCGGCCAGTGTTGGGGTTGGAGAGCCCCTTTTGGCTTTTAAGGTGTCGTCTACTCTCTTGTTCTCTGCTGCCACTGGCATGCTGCTTGTGATGAACAAGATCCAGCCGTCTCAGCTGGCGGAAGAGCAGCGAAATGCGGCGAGGTTGTTCAGGCAACTCCAAGCCCAGATTGAAACTGTACTCGCTGTTCGGACCCCAACTCAAGCGGATGTCGAGAGTGTGATGGAGAAGGTCTTGGCTCTGGACAAAGCTTACCCACTTCCACTGCTTGGTGTAATGATCGAAAAGTTCCCGGAAACGTTCCAGCCAGCTGTTTGGTGGCCGGGAAATGATTCTCACCAAGGAAGGAGAGAATTAGAGAAAGAATGTAATGAGAATAATGGATGGAGTGAGAAGATGGAAGTGGAGATGAGGGAGGTGGTCAAAGtgttgaaaagaaaagatgCTGAAGACTACATGAGACTAGGCAACCTGGGTTTGAAGATAAACAAAGTCTTAGCCATCTCAGGCCCTTTCCTCACTGGTATGGCAGCAGCCGCCTCCGCTCTTGCAGGGCCTTCTTCCCAAAGCCCATGGGCGGCGACACTGGCAGTTGCCGCCGGATCATTGGCCAGCGTTGTTAACACCCTGGAGCATGGTGGGCAAGTTGGGATGGTGCTGGAAATGTACAGAAACTGCACAGGCTTCTTCCAAAACATGGAAGAATCCATTGAGTCCACACTTGGAGAGACTGAACTtcagaagagagaaaatggagagTTGTTTGAAATGAAGGTGGCTTTGCAGTTGGGAAGAAGCTTGTCACAGCTTAGAGATCTCGCAGGAGAGGCAGATTCCACAAATGAATTTGCAAGCAAGCTCTTCTGA
- the LOC100244395 gene encoding dihydrolipoyllysine-residue succinyltransferase component of 2-oxoglutarate dehydrogenase complex 1, mitochondrial has product MWAIVRRKVASGSSAASVLGQSLSKIRPAAASVPRGYTTTAKEALLLGGGSKIIRNVGHYKYLGSLVSSKPVREVTSFLQIDSPIQVQHRPFSSDKGDLVDAVVPFMGESISDGTLAKFLKKPGDHVEVDEPIAQIETDKVTIDVASPEAGVVQKFVAKEGDVVEPGTKIAVISKSGEGVTHVAPSEKTPSKASPEPSPTEKEAVDKPKPKSETPPPKEKPKAPAPPPPRPSATEPVLPPKERERRVPMTRLRKRVATRLKDSQNTFAMLTTFNEVDMTNLMKLRSDYKDAFLEKHGVKLGLMSGFIKAAVSGLQNQPIINAVIDGDDIIYRDYIDISIAVGTPKGLVVPVIRNADGMNFADIEKAINTLARKANDGTISIDEMAGGSFTISNGGVYGSLLSTPIINPPQSAILGMHSIVNRPMVVGGNVVSRPMMYIALTYDHRLIDGREAVFFLRRIKDVVEDPRRLLLDI; this is encoded by the exons ATGTGGGCGATTGTGAGGCGAAAGGTTGCTTCTGGAAGCTCGGCTGCTTCG GTTTTAGGGCAGTCATTGAGTAAGATTCGACCTGCTGCGGCATCCGTACCGCGAGGATACACAACCACTGCAAAAGAG GCATTACTTCTTGGAGGAGGATCAAAAATTATACGGAATGTTGGTCACTACAAGTATCTGG GTTCTCTAGTTAGTTCAAAGCCTGTGAG AGAAGTTACGTCATTTCTTCAAATAGATTCTCCAATCCAAGTGCAGCATAGGCCATTTTCTTCAGACAAAG GTGATCTGGTGGATGCTGTTGTGCCTTTTATGGGTGAATCTATTAGCGATGGCACTTTGGCAAAATTCTTAAAGA AACCTGGTGACCATGTAGAAGTTGATGAGCCAATTGCCCAAATTGAGACTGATAAG GTGACAATTGATGTTGCGAGTCCTGAAGCTGGTGTGGTCCAAAAG TTTGTAGCCAAAGAAGGTGATGTCGTGGAGCCAGGTACCAAGATAGCTGTGATTTCAAAGTCTGGTGAAGGTGTAACACATGTTGCTCCATCAGAGAAGACGCCTAGCAAGGCGTCTCCTGAGCCTTCTCCTACAGAAAAGGAGGCAGTGGATAAGCCAAAGCCTAAATCAGAAACTCCTCCTCCTAAGGAGAAGCCTAAAGCACCTGCACCACCACCTCCTAGACCTTCAGCTACAGAACCTGTGCTTCCTCCCAAGGAGAGGGAAAGAAGA GTTCCTATGACAAGATTAAGGAAACGTGTTGCAACACGTTTGAAAGATTCTCAAAACACTTTTGCAATGCTGACCACATTCAATGAAGTTGATAT GACAAACTTAATGAAGCTCCGTTCTGATTATAAAGATGCTTTTCTTGAGAAGCATGGAGTGAAGTTGGGGCTGATGTCTGGATTTATTAAA GCTGCTGTTAGTGGGCTCCAGAATCAGCCCATCATCAACGCTGTTATTGATGGGGATGACATTATTTATAGAGATTACATTGATATCAGTATTGCTGTTGGTACGCCCAAG GGACTTGTCGTTCCAGTGATTCGCAATGCCGACGGAATGAACTTTGCTGATATAGAGAAGGCGATTAACACTCTTGCAAGGAAGGCAAATGATGGCACCATATCTATCGATGAGATGGCTGGTGGCTCATTCACAATATCCAATGGTGGTGTCTATGGAAGCCTGTTGAGTACCCCAATCATCAACCCTCCCCAG TCAGCTATCTTGGGAATGCACTCAATAGTGAACCGTCCAATGGTTGTTGGGGGCAATGTCGTCTCAAGGCCAATGATGTACATTGCACTAACATATGACCACAGGCTGATTGATGGAAGAGAGGCAGTTTTCTTCCTGCGCCGTATCAAAGACGTCGTGGAGGATCCTCGGAGGCTACTTCTTGACATATAA
- the LOC100258816 gene encoding DNA repair protein RAD16, which translates to MGRNSLAGVPEPTAVGAEDERPGNEDSSNDMEMDDEPVLEQIMEFASANRDDNSDQLKGDDEQIVEDFNFTYMRRGKNKPRLQWEILEEENRTLVDSFEMQNDASHDNEEDIAETAEAPPEMLVPLLRYQKEWLGWALTQEESPCRGGILADEMGMGKTIQAIALVLAKRAINRSNAGTSSSSPTLVICPLAALKQWETEIIQCMPPGSVKVLVYHGARKRVTGQDFSGYDFVLTTYSTVEAECRCRVLLPNKVCDFCGKELDRENMNFHGRILCQKSYQGTRHPREMHDNGAGRNTRDRSSRKKQDKARTGSSKLNPDDAKPYEPERKLFLGSVRWERIILDEAHAIKSRNNSTTKAILALKSKYKWALTGTPLQNSMEEIYSLIRFLQVYPYAYFFCWWCDCKSLDYVHSASCPCIHGRHFCWWNKYVSRPLQMENHQNSRRARILLTQKVLKSIMLRRTKKSIAVDLGLPLKTVTLRRDALDITEEDYYQTLYKECQLEFNRYVEDGTLMNYYVHILELITRLRQALDHPYLVVHSKSGEALCDICKWVAKDLVVTSCGHTFCKACLEDFTKILGKSLCPTCSLPFTPRKICGGLFAEAMGFKTSSILGRISLGNFPTSTKIEALKEEIRFMVEMDGSAKGIVFSQFTSFLDLISYSLHQSGINCVQLVGKMTATAKDAAVKRFNEDPDCKIFLTSLKSGGAALNLPVASYVFLMEPWWNPFVEQQAYDRIHRIGQYKPVRVIKFIIENTIEERILELQEKKESLSEGALGSTDMLGNLSTEDLRDLFI; encoded by the exons ATGGGTCGAAATTCTCTTGCTGGAGTTCCAGAGCCAACTGCCGTCGGTG CTGAAGACGAAAGACCTGGGAATGAAGATAGCTCCAATGATATGGAAATGGATGACGAACCGGTCTTGGaacaaataatggaatttgctTCGGCCAATCGAg ATGACAATTCAGATCAATTGAAAGGAGACGATGAACAGATTGTTGAAGACTTTAATTTTACTTATATGAGAAGGGGGAAAAACAAGCCAAGATTACAGTGGGAAATTTTGGAAGAAGAAAATAGGACATTGGTTGATTCAtttgaaatgcaaaatgatgCTTCACATGACAATGAGGAGGACATTGCAGAGACTGCCGAGGCACCACCCGAGATGCTTGTACCCTTATTGAGGTACCAAAAGGAGTGGCTAGGGTGGGCATTGACGCAGGAGGAGTCTCCTTGTAGAGGGGGAATTCTCGCCGATGAAATGGGGATGGGGAAAACCATCCAAGCCATTGCTCTTGTCCTTGCCAAGCGCGCTATAAACCGATCAAATGCCGGGACAAGCAGCTCCTCACCTACACTTGTCATATGCCCTTTGGCAGCCCTGAAACAGTGGGAAACTGAGATCATTCAGTGCATGCCACCAGGAAGTGTAAAGGTGTTGGTGTACCATGGAGCAAGGAAAAGAGTGACGGGTCAGGACTTCTCGGGGTATGATTTTGTCTTGACCACATATTCAACCGTGGAGGCAGAGTGCAGATGCCGTGTACTACTTCCCAACAAAGTCTGTGATTTTTGTGGGAAGGAGTTGGATAGAGAAAATATGAACTTCCATGGTAGGATTCTCTGTCAGAAAAGCTACCAAGGCACTAGGCACCCCCGTGAGATGCATGATAATGGTGCTGGTAGAAATACGAGGGATAGGAGCAGTAGGAAGAAGCAAGATAAAGCCAGGACTGGTTCTTCCAAGCTGAATCCAGATGATGCCAAACCCTATGAACCTGAGAGAAAACTTTTTCTCGGTTCAGTTAGATGGGAACGCATAATTTTGGATGAG GCTCATGCCATAAAGAGCAGGAACAACAGTACAACCAAAGCCATTTTGGCtttgaaatcaaaatataaatgggCTCTAACTGGCACTCCACTTCAGAATAGTATGGAAGAAATTTATTCACTG ATTCGCTTTCTGCAAGTATATCCATATGCATACTTCTTTTGTTGGTGGTGTGATTGTAAATCCCTTGATTATGT TCACTCGGCAAGTTGTCCTTGTATCCATGGGAGGCATTTTTGTTGGTGGAACAAG TATGTTAGTAGACCGCTACAAATGGAAAATCATCAGAACAGTAGACGTGCGAGGATTTTGTTGACGCAAAAAGTTTTGAAGAGCATAATGCTAAGACGCACCAAAAAAAGTATAGCGGTTGATCTTGGCCTCCCTCTCAAAACT GTTACACTTCGGCGGGATGCATTAGATATCACAGAAGAAGATTACTACCAGACATTATACAAAGAATGTCAATTAGAATTCAACAG GTATGTTGAAGATGGCACCCTGATGAactattatgttcatatattgGAACTTATTACTCGATTGCGACAG GCTCTAGATCATCCATACCTTGTGGTTCATTCAAAATCTGGTGAAGCTCTATGTGACATTTGCAAATGGGTGGCAAAAGATCTTGTG GTTACCTCTTGTGGACATACCTTTTGTAAGGCTTGTTTGGAAGATTTTACTAAAATCTTGGGAAAATCTTTGTGCCCCACATGTTCACTCCCATTTACACCaaggaagatttgtggtggtcTATTTGCAGAAGCAATGGGCTTTAAAACTTCAAGCATCTTAGGAAGAATTTCTCTAGGAAATTTTCCAACAAGCACCAAAATAGAAGCTCTG AAGGAGGAAATCAGGTTCATGGTTGAAATGGATGGTTCTGCAAAAGGCATTGTTTTCAGCCAGTTTACATCCTTCTTGGATTTGATAAGCTACTCCCTCCATCAG TCTGGAATCAATTGTGTTCAACTAGTTGGTAAAATGACTGCTACTGCAAAAGACGCTGCGGTAAAAAGGTTCAACGAGGACCCAGATTGCAAGATCTTTCTTACAAGCTTGAAATCTGGAGGTGCTGCACTCAATCTCCCAGTTGCATCATAT GTTTTCTTAATGGAACCTTGGTGGAACCCTTTTGTTGAGCAGCAGGCATATGACCGAATTCATCGGATTGGTCAATATAAACCGGTTAG AGTCATAAAGTTTATAATAGAGAACACTATTGAGGAGAGGATTTTGGAGctccaagaaaagaaagaaagcttaTCAGAAGG GGCATTAGGTTCTACAGACATGCTGGGGAATTTATCAACTGAAGACCTGAGAGATTTATTCATCTAG